From one Methanophagales archaeon genomic stretch:
- a CDS encoding class I SAM-dependent methyltransferase: protein MPVELLKNEQELVKKLGRRIRGKGDATVSVLDMGCGTGRLAAYLREEAGCEVLGIDVMRDKIERARRIRGRGVEFGVQSAEYMGLKDETFDFVVSLKVLHEIPHPKIALREAIRVLKNRGRILIIDWIGGIAATKRHAHASRYFTPQQLESLFSLTGFKNIVIETNKEGELMLAEAIK from the coding sequence ATGCCTGTTGAGTTATTAAAGAACGAGCAGGAATTGGTGAAGAAATTAGGGAGGCGAATAAGGGGCAAAGGAGATGCAACAGTATCAGTATTAGATATGGGTTGTGGTACAGGGAGGCTTGCGGCATATCTCAGGGAAGAAGCGGGCTGTGAGGTGCTTGGAATAGATGTGATGCGGGATAAGATAGAGAGAGCAAGGCGAATAAGGGGTAGGGGTGTTGAATTTGGGGTGCAATCGGCGGAGTATATGGGTTTAAAAGACGAAACCTTTGATTTTGTTGTATCACTGAAGGTACTGCATGAGATCCCCCATCCCAAGATTGCGTTGCGGGAGGCGATTCGCGTGTTGAAGAATCGAGGGCGGATATTAATCATTGACTGGATAGGCGGGATTGCCGCCACAAAGCGCCATGCGCATGCGAGTAGATATTTTACACCACAGCAATTAGAGTCGTTGTTTTCATTAACGGGCTTCAAAAATATAGTAATAGAGACAAATAAGGAAGGAGAATTGATGTTAGCAGAGGCGATCAAGTAG
- the mcrB gene encoding coenzyme-B sulfoethylthiotransferase subunit beta produces the protein MAKIEDKVDLYDDRGNVLAKDVPITALSPLKNPAIKKIVSLTVRTAAVDLAGLEKKLATGALGGRGMVIRGIGLNLPIVDKAEEIRKEVEDMLRVEPGDDTRVDLMGGGKRMLIETPTARILSDYSVGLTAPCAALTHAIIDVCNVDMWDAPTVKAAVWGMYPQNPDPGEGGCAVKMLVDVPMKNEGMGYVLRNIPVNHLAATVRKRALQGAALAMILEKAAQWEMGNAIGPFERGHLLDLAYEGMNANNLLYNLIKENGKTGTLGDVVYSLVEKAKADGLLKEKKKMPSGFVVYDTDDMQLWNAYASAGMLAAVCVNCAAMRAGQSVPPNIMYFNELLEHETGMPGVDFGMAQGTSVSSSFFSHSIYGGGGPGVFYGNHIVTRHAKGQFIPCFCAAMCIDADTMYFIPARTSALYGEVLGAIPEFAEPMKAVAEGAKEIM, from the coding sequence ATGGCTAAGATAGAGGATAAGGTGGACTTATACGACGACAGAGGGAACGTACTGGCGAAGGACGTGCCAATTACGGCACTCAGCCCATTGAAGAACCCGGCGATAAAGAAGATAGTCAGTCTTACGGTGCGAACAGCAGCAGTTGACTTAGCAGGGCTGGAGAAGAAACTAGCAACCGGTGCATTAGGTGGCAGGGGAATGGTGATAAGAGGCATTGGACTGAACCTGCCGATAGTGGACAAAGCGGAGGAGATAAGGAAAGAAGTAGAGGATATGCTGCGTGTAGAGCCAGGTGACGACACAAGAGTAGACCTGATGGGAGGAGGTAAGCGAATGTTGATAGAGACGCCAACGGCGAGGATTCTCAGTGATTATTCGGTTGGATTAACAGCGCCGTGCGCAGCACTGACGCATGCGATAATAGATGTGTGCAATGTTGATATGTGGGATGCACCGACAGTGAAGGCAGCAGTATGGGGCATGTACCCGCAGAATCCCGACCCTGGAGAGGGTGGATGCGCAGTGAAGATGTTGGTGGATGTGCCGATGAAGAATGAGGGAATGGGGTATGTGCTGAGGAACATACCTGTGAATCACCTCGCGGCTACTGTAAGGAAGAGAGCGCTGCAGGGTGCGGCATTGGCAATGATACTGGAGAAGGCGGCGCAATGGGAGATGGGCAACGCAATAGGACCATTTGAGCGTGGACATCTGCTTGACCTGGCATACGAGGGTATGAATGCGAACAACCTGCTGTACAACCTGATAAAGGAGAATGGGAAGACCGGTACGCTGGGTGATGTTGTGTACAGCCTGGTAGAGAAGGCGAAAGCAGATGGGTTATTGAAAGAGAAGAAGAAGATGCCATCGGGATTTGTTGTATATGATACCGATGACATGCAGTTGTGGAACGCATATGCATCAGCAGGGATGCTTGCTGCGGTATGTGTAAATTGTGCAGCGATGAGAGCAGGGCAGTCGGTACCGCCAAACATCATGTACTTCAATGAGTTGTTGGAGCATGAGACGGGCATGCCTGGGGTTGACTTTGGAATGGCACAGGGTACTTCCGTGTCGAGTTCGTTCTTCTCGCACTCGATCTACGGTGGTGGAGGTCCTGGTGTCTTCTATGGTAACCACATTGTTACAAGGCATGCAAAGGGGCAGTTTATACCATGCTTCTGCGCTGCGATGTGCATAGATGCTGATACAATGTACTTCATACCCGCAAGGACATCAGCACTGTATGGAGAGGTCCTGGGTGCGATACCGGAGTTCGCGGAGCCGATGAAGGCAGTAGCAGAGGGTGCAAAGGAGATTATGTAA